One region of Corvus moneduloides isolate bCorMon1 chromosome 33, bCorMon1.pri, whole genome shotgun sequence genomic DNA includes:
- the LOC116437136 gene encoding serine/threonine-protein kinase pim-2-like: MSADSGQEKAKRLAGAAPVVCEHLKPNRCPVAAGAKTPGRLLGNGGREEPFKGKRVQKRSQWPSGFAVAAGGRDAPGLRLGPGAERPVLPRGARGSAVGRAGGNGQTGTGHTDTRTNAPSASAAAAAAAAAAAAAAAQEQHKSSESTNPLRPFSCSSSPSPSVSHPLPLSLSFPNPASRGLPLPTPGRAMPPARPRPRAGLPPPRPRASRRGPASARLSPSWLWRCWAGISAWLLGTIASPWLRLARPRPRPRPRPRPRPRLLPGPAGDTGGAAAPAASAASSPLRSPPLLSAAAGPEPPVSASKEPTCGDGRPGAVERRSGAVPGPGPSADGRVSPAGKAQQGLKERYRLGSLLGRGGFGSVFAATRLSDGAPVAIKRVPRNRIHHWGQLPDGTRAPLEIVLLDKVSAGFPGIVQLHEWLELPSNVVMVLERPERSQDLLHFIWARGFLGEEVARHLFRQVLEAVRHCTSCGVLHRDIKPENILVDLATGQAKLIDFGCGTYLQAAAYTSFAGTPSYSPPEWTHLGWYHGEAATVWSLGIVLHQMVCGEHPFRRGWNSTWGRLSLPRRLSPECQDVIRRCLSVLSSERPSLEDLSCDPWMQDIRVP, translated from the exons ATGAGTGCTGACAGTGGccaggaaaaagccaagcgCTTGGCTGGTGCGGCCCCAGTCGTGTGCGAGCA tttgAAGCCCAATCGCTGCCCTGTCGCTGCAGGTGCCAAAACCCCAGGGAGACTCCTTGGAAATGGGGGTAGAGAGGAGCCCTTCAAAGGGAAACGTGTGCAAAAACGCTCCCAATGGCCGAGCGGGTTTGCTGTGGCTGCGGGAGGAAGAGATGCTCCGGGACTCCGCCTCGGCCCCGGAGCGGAGCGGCCCGTGCTGCCCCGGGGCGCGCGGGGCTCGGCCGTGGGGCGCGCGGGGGGGAACGGACAAACGGGCaccggacacacggacacgcgGACAAACGCTCCCAGCGCTtcagcggcagcggcagcagcggcagcagcggcagcagcggcagcagcacaAGAGCAGCACAAGAGCAGCGAGTCCACGAACCCTCTGcgtcccttctcctgctcctcctctccctctcccagtgtCTCGCACCCTCTCCCGCTCTCCCTTTCGTTCCCCAACCCCGCCTCCCGCGGCCTCCCTCTCCCCACGCCCGGCCGGGCCatgcccccggcccgcccccggccccgggcggggctgccccctccccgcccccgggcGTCCCGCCGCGGTCCCGCCTCCGCCCGGCTCTCGCCGTCCTGGCTGTGGCGCTGCTGGGCGGGCATCAGCGCCTGGCTCCTGGGCACCATCGCCAGCCCCTGGCTCCGGCTGGCCCGACCCCGGCCCcgaccccggccccggccccggccccggcctcGGCTCCTGCCGGGGCCCGCCGGGGACACAGgcggcgcggccgctcccgccgcctccGCAGCGTCTTCCCCGCTCCGAAGTCCGCCGCTCTTGAGCGCGGCCGCCGGCCCCGAGCCGCCGGTGTCCGCTTCAAAAGAGCCAACATGTGGGGATGGCCGGCCCGGGGCGGTTGAGCGGCGCTCGGGGGCCGTTCCTGGCCCCGGGCCGAGCGCTGACGGCCGCGTCTCGCCGGCAGGGAAGGCGcagcagggcctgaaggagcgCTACCGGCTGGGTTCGCTGCTGGGGCGCGGCGGCTTCGGCAGCGTCTTCGCGGCGACGCGGCTCTCGGACGGCGCCCCG GTGGCCATCAAACGGGTGCCACGGAACCGCATCCACCATTGGGGCCAGCTG CCCGACGGCACCCGAGCACCACTGGAGATCGTGCTGCTGGACAAGGTGTCCGCTGGCTTCCCCGGCATCGTCCAGCTCCACGAGTGGCTGGAGCTCCCCAGCAACGTGGTGATGGTGCTGGAGCGCCCGGAGCGGTCTCAGGACCTCCTGCACTTCATTTGGGCACGGGGCTTCCTGGGCGAGGAGGTGGCGCGGCACCTGTTCCGCCAGGTGCTGGAGGCCGTGCGGCACTGCACCAGCTGCGGGGTCCTGCACCGGGACATCAAACCAGAGAACATCCTGGTTGACCTGGCCACCGGGCAGGCCAAACTCATCGACTTTGGCTGTGGCACCTACCTGCAAGCCGCAGCCTACACCAGCTTTGCAG GAACACCGTCCTACAGCCCCCCGGAATGGACGCACCTCGGCTGGTACCACGGCGAGGCAGCGACCGTCTGGTCCCTGGGCATCGTGCTGCACCAGATGGTCTGCGGGGAGCACCCTTTCAGGAGGGGCTGGAACAGCACCTGGGGCCGGCTCTCGCTCCCACGACGGCTCTCTCCAG AGTGCCAGGATGTCATCCGACGGTGTTTATCCGTGCTCTCCTCGGAAAGGCCCTCATTAGAAGACCTGTCCTGTGATCCTTGGATGCAGGATATTCGCGTGCCgtag
- the LOC116437171 gene encoding serine/threonine-protein kinase pim-1-like, which produces AGLPPPRPRASRRGPASARLSPSWLWRCWAGISAWLLGTIASPWLRLARPRPRPRPRPRPRPRLLPGPAGDTGGAAAPAASAASSPLRSPPLLSAAAGPEPPVSASKEPTCGDGRPGAVERRSGAVPGPGPSADGRVSPAGKAQQSLKERYRLGSLLGRGGFGSVFAATRLSDGAPVAIKRVPRNRIHHWGRLPDGTRAPLEIVLLDKVSAGFPGIVQLHEWLELPSNVVMVLERPERSQDLLHFIWARGFLGEEVARHLFRQVLEAVRHCTSCGVLHRDIKPENILVDLATGQAKLIDFGCGTYLQAAAYTSFAGTPSYSPPEWTHLGWYHGEAATVWSLGIVLHQMVCGEHPFRRGWNSTWGRLSLPRRLSPECQDVIRRCLSVLSSERPSLEDLSCDPWMQDIRVP; this is translated from the exons gcggggctgccccctccccgcccccgggcGTCCCGCCGCGGTCCCGCCTCCGCCCGGCTCTCGCCGTCCTGGCTGTGGCGCTGCTGGGCGGGCATCAGCGCCTGGCTCCTGGGCACCATCGCCAGCCCCTGGCTCCGGCTGGCCCGACCCCGGCCCcgaccccggccccggccccggccccggcctcGGCTCCTGCCGGGGCCCGCCGGGGACACAGgcggcgcggccgctcccgccgcctccGCAGCGTCTTCCCCGCTCCGAAGTCCGCCGCTCTTGAGCGCGGCCGCCGGCCCCGAGCCGCCGGTGTCCGCTTCAAAAGAGCCAACATGTGGGGATGGCCGGCCCGGGGCGGTTGAGCGGCGCTCGGGGGCCGTTCCTGGCCCCGGGCCGAGCGCTGACGGCCGCGTCTCGCCGGCAGGGAAGGCGCAGCAGAGCCTGAAGGAGCGCTACCGGCTGGGTTCGCTGCTGGGGCGCGGCGGCTTCGGCAGCGTCTTCGCGGCGACGCGGCTCTCGGACGGCGCCCCG GTGGCCATCAAACGGGTGCCACGGAACCGCATCCACCATTGGGGCCGGCTG CCCGACGGCACCCGAGCACCACTGGAGATCGTGCTGCTGGACAAGGTGTCCGCTGGCTTCCCCGGCATCGTCCAGCTCCACGAGTGGCTGGAGCTCCCCAGCAACGTGGTGATGGTGCTGGAGCGCCCGGAGCGGTCTCAGGACCTCCTGCACTTCATTTGGGCACGGGGCTTCCTGGGCGAGGAGGTGGCGCGGCACCTGTTCCGCCAGGTGCTGGAGGCCGTGCGGCACTGCACCAGCTGCGGGGTCCTGCACCGGGACATCAAACCAGAGAACATCCTGGTTGACCTGGCCACCGGGCAGGCCAAACTCATCGACTTTGGCTGTGGCACCTACCTGCAAGCCGCAGCCTACACCAGCTTTGCAG GAACACCGTCCTACAGCCCCCCGGAATGGACGCACCTCGGCTGGTACCACGGCGAGGCAGCGACCGTCTGGTCCCTGGGCATCGTGCTGCACCAGATGGTCTGCGGGGAGCACCCTTTCAGGAGGGGCTGGAACAGCACCTGGGGCCGGCTCTCGCTCCCACGACGGCTCTCTCCAG AGTGCCAGGATGTCATCCGACGGTGTTTATCCGTGCTCTCCTCGGAAAGGCCCTCATTAGAAGACCTGTCCTGTGATCCTTGGATGCAGGATATTCGCGTGCCGTAG